The genomic DNA AGTCGCCATCTGAAATTAAAGCTACTTTCTCTTTGAGACGTAAAATATTCTTCACCTTCAGGCAGCCAGAGAATAACTGTTCCTCCTTTTCCTTTTAATCTTGGTAATTTCATTTTCACTCCACGTTTGAGCTGATAGACAAAGACGCAGTTCTTGGCAGCAGCCATTGTAGCATTATTTAGCGACGACCCCACGAGACTCCGTCCCTGACGATTAGAAACGCCCATTGAATTGGGCACTGAAAGGTAGGAGTCGAGCCCTTGTTTGTCGCCATGGCAGGGACCAGGGACCAGGCCCGGAAGGATACATAGTCCTGTGAGTTAGGCAATTCATCGAGCACTTTGAACGCTATTTGCTCTGCTTCGAAACATGAGCTTGTTCCTCTTTTAGCCAAGAATTCAAAGCGATGGTAGCATCGAAATCGAGCATTGATTGCCCATCAGATATCCCTGCCCACGTAATTGGCGTGCAAACGTTCTTTTCAGTTTCATGGTGTGAAGGATCTGTTGGCCACCCTGTGCATTAATTACGGACGGCAGAATAAATACAAAACCTAATCCTCTGATTACGCTAGGGATGCCCGAGAGTTATACAAGTTGTCCGTTTATCAGTTGGAGTCTCTCTCCTTTCCTCTTGAATAGGGTGTAATTGAGTCTAGTCAAGACGAAAATAAGAAACTCGAGCTTGGATTTGATTTGGTATCCCAAAACTCGagcccaatatatatatatacataatcgAGTCTAGTCGAGACGAAAATAAGAGACTCGAGCTCGGATTTGATTTGGTATCCCTAAACTCgagccatatatatatatatttcataaaTCAAATACTATTAAACTTGAGTTCCATTCAATAATATTTTAGAGCTCAAAATCATGTTCAAACTCAACTCATCAACTTAATCGAACAAGTTCGAATGAACTTTTTTTTAAACCTAGAGCGGGGTAGTTCATGAGTGAGTTAACCCGTTTACACCCCTATTTTTAACACAGTGAATCCTGAGGTTGAATGACCGTTTATCTCTTCTTTCACAGCCAATGTTTATGGTCCACTCCAGAATTCACTCATGGAATAAATAGGGCAAGGACCACTAGTCACTCATGAATAAATTGCTCTttgttttataaaatattttcttaaaatattattttaaatacttatatatatatatatatatatatatatatggcagAATTCACTCCTTTAAATAGGAGAATATATTAGAATTGTTAAAAGGctgttatttaaaatatatatatatatatatatatttcaacaTTATTATAAGAACTATGTGGTAGTTGCCTCGGAGTTATTGTATATTAGTTATTACAattcaacttaataaaaaaataaggcatttttatataaaaaattctttatcaatacctttaaaatgatttaaatttaATCAGAATGGATTACATATTTTAAATCTTTATAATACTATTGTTACAACATTGTATTAATCAATTAATGACTGCTAAATAATATTATGATGATTTTCATcatgttaaaattattttgattaaatttaaatagttttaataaattaatataataaaaggACAGTATGATTTTATGATCAAAAGTTTAAGTTATGAAAATAGTCTTTTGTAGGAAGATTACGTATAATATATCAAATGTGATTCTattcatttttgaaattttatatcaGTAGGAgttttggttcatcatattaTCTTTTGATGAATTAATATAACGCCGTAGTAGCCAATTGAAtgtagttttaattaagttaataaaaaataaatatataagtgATTtaggtataattttttttaacttaattaaattaatttattttaaaatggtaCAGTTGTACCGAACACTTTATAGTTTTAATAATtaaggatattttttttaaaatttttatccaaagatatatgcattaaaaattatataagtggagctaaaaattcaaagaattgaCATGTTTCCTATTTAATCTCTTTGCGTAAGCTAACTATTTTTTTTCCCTTGGCTATTTATAAATTTTAGAGgcatttttaagatatttttttaaaaaaaaatggagcTCAAGTGTGAGGGTTAAAATGGAATTCTTctcatttaaatttaaaactttggcTCGATAAATTGGCAGTGGGTTGAAAATTAGAAGAATTACGAGGGCCAAGGAAAGAAAAAGCGAAGAAAAAAAAGATATATAAAGAAACGGCAACCAAATTCTTTGGACTCCCCATTTCCAATCGCATTCCTCATTTCTTTCATTTGCTTCCTGATTTCATTCGGCGTCTTCTCGCCGCCTCCCTCGTCCTTTTAAGGCCGCCTCCTGTCGCCTTGTCATCGGTCTGGGAAGGGCAGCAGCCGAAGACGGCAGCGCGGTTTGTGTGGAGTTTCGCAGGGGAGCGGCGGAGGAAGCTTCTTCCAGATTGGTTGGCGCTTCGAAGGTGATCACTTTAGGTTCCGCTTCCCCGATTCCATGTCAAGATTCAGTTTCCGAGAGATTTTTGCATTTACTCTTGTTTTCTGCTAGGAGAAAAAGAACGATTTTGCCGATTGATCTTCTTTGGTGGTTAGATAATGCCATTTCGTATCGTTTCTTCACTGAATATTTTCTTcctctgtctttttttttttctttttgtttgagGAGCTTCTTCTTTTAGGGGATGAAGCAGTGATGCCGATGTTTCAGATATTGTTGGCTATATATTCTTTTTCTTGTGTTCTTTATTTGTTAAGCACTGATCATTACTAGTGCCGAATCTTTTCTCGCATTATATTGCCTTTGGTTTCTGTTAACCAGTGTTTATGAGTCGAATCCTTGCAATGCATATGAAATCAATCATCCACTGGTATGAGAGCTCATCATTTGACATGAGAAATCGTTGGATCAGCTGCCATGCTGATTAGAATTGAACAATATGATGCATATCCAAGACCTGTAGTTTTTCACTTCATCTAAGGGAGGATGCATGGTCAATCTTCGAATTCTATGATTTATCCATAAGAATTATCTGATGGAGCAAAATATATACGTTGAATATACACATGATATGAGCAAAATATCTTGTGTCTTTTATTAGGAAGTATGAGTGATTACTATCACTAATAGGATCAATGTAACCCCCTTGGACAAGAAAATGATCTTCATAAATAGCACACATTCAAGGCCTTAGGTTAAAAATGGTAAAGTGAGATGCAACAGTATAGTTGCAAAATTGTAAGTTGCTCAGTGAGTATTCTTTTTAGGAATCTTGAAATTTAACTGGCACCTTGATACCATGTTCAATTTTATGTATGATATGAAGGTATTAGGAATCAGCTGTAGGTAAGTTCCCAACTAGCAATTGGAATTTTTCTACGGAAGTTAGCTATTGCCTCCTGATTTGCTAAGGATAAGCCTTACGATTATCTATCCTTTTTAATTGATTTAGGAGAAGCTTATTCCAACTTgacataaaatgaaaataaaatggaaaatTGAAGTTTGTTCAACAAGGATATATCCCTTTTTCTCATCTGATACATTTTTCATTATACATGGTGACACTTGTAGGATCGACACTTTTCCTTAATAAGTTTCCGTCATTCACCTATGTGTATTTTTTCATTACCTTTTTCATAAATTCTTGTCTAAGGATGTTAAGGTTGTTGTGCCTACCAGAATCGAATGCTGACAGTTGAATGATGCCTTAGTAATTCTGTGGTCTACTAGATGTTCTGACAAGTCAAGAGCATGAAGCAAATTTTGTAATAGCACGAGTAATGTCAACGTTTTGTCTTTGTTGTCCATAGTGAGAATATATGCTACATATCTTCATTCCATAAAGATAGGAAATATATGTGGATAAATGGATTATCTGAAGCTCTTATAATTTGCATTGATATTGCAAAATTCACTATTCACCGAAGTTGGTAATTGTTTTCTGTTGAATTTGATATCAGTCCCACTTTAATAATTTGGAAATCTTTCTTATTTTGGTTAAAAGCCTTCTTTCATTTATCAAAGTAGTGATTTGCTAACACTTATCCTTCATAGTTATTTGAAGTTTGATCTATTAAAGAACtggtctttcttcttccatttatGTACAATTTCCTATGCACCTACTACTGAGTTGTTATCTAAGCTTTTCATATAGGTTGACTTCCTAGTTCAATCAATTCTGTCATGGATCAAAAAAATCTCCGGAATGAACTTGTCCCTGTTTCAGCTGAGAGCGAGGGCTTACTTGACAACTCGCGATTATCTAGCGGAACTGTCTCCTGCGAAAATGAAGCTAGCCAAGAGAATGCTAGCTTGAATATAGCCCACCGTGACTCAAGCTATAATACAGGGCATGCTGAACTAAGCAGACAGGTTCCTGAATCAGGACTTCATTCAGAAATCAGTAATCCAAGTTTAACACTGTGCCAGCAGGTTTCCTTCCCTGAAAACTCCTCAGGAGGGAGTTCTTCTAGGGCTTCCTTTTCCAACAATGATGGAGAGGAACAAAATGTAGCAGAATGCTATTCAGACAAGCGAAAGAACATTGAAAGAGACCTCGGGGAATGCTCAGAGAGTCAAAATTCTAGTAACCTTAATGAAGGTGAGAATATTTTTGAGACTtctcttttttctcttcttttagGAGAATATCTGGTTTATTTATGTAATTAAACAGGTGTAAATCATGCAGGCAATGAAATAAATGCAAGAATCAGCAGTGTACAAAGAGATGGAACTTTTGACCATACTTCTGTTTGCGAAGCTAGAACTAGTGAATGGTTTCAGCGGAATACCCGAAGGAGAATCAGCCATGTTGATGGAGCTAATGCATCTGCACCTGATATACGGTCACAATATAACAATATTAATCATAATCCTTTGTCTCCCCAATCATCATCTGCACTAGTCCTGCCTAATCAGCCGATGTATGTTAGGTTTTTGGGTAGCAATTTGGAGCCATACAGGCAACACCATGTACGTAGTGTTCCTTCCCGGTTCCGACAGAGTGGCATTTCAAGAATGGAAATAGGTAGTTCTTCAGGCTCCAGGGCAGATGTGGTTGATCGTGCAGCTGCAGAATTGCATCTGCTATGTGTTCCAATCAATATCTCAGGGCAAGTCTTTGTTCTCCCAATTGCCATTAGGAATATGATACAGGACCAAACAACTTCGGCTTCAGCCAGTGGCAACCCAGTTTTATTTGGTAATTCACTGCTTACATCACAGGTCGTTATCGAGTTTGGTGTCTATtcattagaaggagcaaattggTTAGCTTACCTAAATCAACACCAGATATCTAGTGCTGTTTCCCGTGTTCAACAG from Zingiber officinale cultivar Zhangliang chromosome 4A, Zo_v1.1, whole genome shotgun sequence includes the following:
- the LOC121969418 gene encoding probable E3 ubiquitin-protein ligase HIP1 isoform X2, which encodes MDQKNLRNELVPVSAESEGLLDNSRLSSGTVSCENEASQENASLNIAHRDSSYNTGHAELSRQVPESGLHSEISNPSLTLCQQVSFPENSSGGSSSRASFSNNDGEEQNVAECYSDKRKNIERDLGECSESQNSSNLNEGNEINARISSVQRDGTFDHTSVCEARTSEWFQRNTRRRISHVDGANASAPDIRSQYNNINHNPLSPQSSSALVLPNQPMYVRFLGSNLEPYRQHHVRSVPSRFRQSGISRMEIGSSSGSRADVVDRAAAELHLLCVPINISGQVFVLPIAIRNMIQDQTTSASASGNPVLFGNSLLTSQVVIEFGVYSLEGANWLAYLNQHQISSAVSRVQQLISSGALGIPMIADIFAAAAREGRNWMSAIQDIMHLIRQGDNVLREEVLRAGSAFLGINLQDSYRYMRMDVDNMSYEELLALENRIGSVNTGLSDDKILHCLQQCKYVSTVSETSAAEVEPCCICQEEFTEGEELGRLDCGHDFHYACIKQWLTIKNLCPICKTTALESQRD
- the LOC121969418 gene encoding probable E3 ubiquitin-protein ligase HIP1 isoform X1 — encoded protein: MDQKNLRNELVPVSAESEGLLDNSRLSSGTVSCENEASQENASLNIAHRDSSYNTGHAELSRQVPESGLHSEISNPSLTLCQQVSFPENSSGGSSSRASFSNNDGEEQNVAECYSDKRKNIERDLGECSESQNSSNLNEGNEINARISSVQRDGTFDHTSVCEARTSEWFQRNTRRRISHVDGANASAPDIRSQYNNINHNPLSPQSSSALVLPNQPMYVRFLGSNLEPYRQHHVRSVPSRFRQSGISRMEIGSSSGSRADVVDRAAAELHLLCVPINISGQVFVLPIAIRNMIQDQTTSASASGNPVLFGNSLLTSQVVIEFGVYSLEGANWLAYLNQHQISSAVSRVQQLISSGALGIPMIADIFAAAAREGRNWMSAIQDIMHLIRQGDNVLREEVLRAGSAFLGINLQDSYRYMRMDVDNMSYEELLALENRIGSVNTGLSDDKILHCLQQCKYVSTVSETSAAEVEPCCICQEEFTEGEELGRLDCGHDFHYACIKQWLTIKNLCPICKTTALGEPNGPVHNHFQRGGTRMERKRRN